A stretch of DNA from Nitrospira sp. KM1:
AACGTCATCCAAACAGTCGCTGCCCGGCAGCGGACTTGGCCTGGCCCTGGCCAAGAAAGTCGTGGAAGCGCACGGAGGTCGGATTTGGATCGAAAGCGAAGTGAAGAAGGGAACGACTGTACGGTTTGTCCTACGCATGACGAGGCGGGTGGAAGCAGCATGAAGTCATTGCTCCGGTTGGGCGGCTCTGTGGGGTATGCGATGTTCGCAGCTTTGGCCATAAGCGGTTGTGCATCATGGGCACCCACGCCTTCGGGGACATCCCCATTTTTCACTGTGGAACCTGCCGAAACCAAGGCCATGCAGACGATGGCAAAAAAACAGGATGCACTCGTCGCAAAATGCGCCGAACGCAATTCATGTGACCAGGCCTATTTCACACGCGCACTTATCGCCCTGTACGAAAGTCATGACAGCGCAGTGAAGTACTTCGAAAAGGTGATCGCGACATCGCCGCGCAGCCAATTGGCGGCTACGAGCAAGATGTGGCTGCAATTGCTCCAACAGTATCCGAATCCTACAGAGCGGTCATGGACGACTTCCGTGATGGCTGCTCCTGCCGTATCCGATGGACAGATTGTCCTTGCACAAGCTTCGGATCGGCTGGTGCGGGATTTGCTTGATAGGGAATTGATCATTCAACAGTTGCGGGCGATGAAGGATTCCGATTCTCAGGCCATCGAAGTGTTGCAGCGGGATTTGGCTGAGCGGGAACGGAAGGCCGATGCCTTGATCGGTAAAAAAGATCCTCCTCCAAAGGTTCCGGGAGAAAGCGGCACCATCCAGTCGCTTCAAAAGCAACTGGTGGAGCGCGAAAAAAAGATCGACGAATTGTACAACCAGTTGGAAGCGCTCAAGCGTATCGATCAGGAGACCAGGGAAAAGATCCGTCCTATTCGCCCGCCGTCAACGGTTGCTCCGCTGACGGCGCCGGAACTGGCGCCAACACAATAAAGGAAGTCGAGCACACCATGGAACAAGAGCACATTCTCGTTATCGATGATGAAGAAGGTCTGTTGCAGCTCGTAAAGATGCGGCTCAACGCAATGGGGTTTGCCGTCACCGCGTGCACGAACGGCCATGATGCCGTCAGCGCGGCCAAAGTGAATCGGTTCGATCTGGCGATCACCGACCTCCGTCTGCGGGGGGAGGACGGGCTGGATGTGACCGAAGAACTGCTGCGGATCCATCCGGGATTGCCCGTGATTATCCTGACGGCCCACGGAAGCATTCCGAACGCCGTCGAAGCCGTGCAGCGCGGGGCGTTCGGGTACCTGACCAAACCGTTCGATGACAAAGAGCTGAAATTGAAGATCGAGGAGGGATTGTCTCCCCAGCGGATGACGCGCGAGATTCAGCGGCTGAAATCGCTGGTCAACGAGCTGTATGGAATGGAGAACGTCGTGGCGCGCAGCCCGGCGATGCAGCGGTTGCTGCAACAGGTGGTGCAAGTCGCCGATTCCGATGCCACGATGCTGCTCTTCGGTGAAACCGGGACTGGAAAGGAAGTGTTTGCCCGGGTGACCCACGCCAACAGCCGGCGAAGCAAGGGGCCGTTTGTCGCGCTCAATTGCGCGGCTATTCCTGAAACCCTGTTTGAATCGGAGCTGTTCGGGCACGTCCGAGGTGCCTTCACCAGCGCACTCGGTCCAAAGAAAGGGCTATTTCAAAGCGCGCACGGAGGAACGTTGTTCCTCGATGAAATCGGCGAAATGCCGCTATCGATGCAGGTCAAGCTCTTGCGCGCGGTGCAGGAACGCGAAGTGCGGGAGGTCGGAGCGGAGCAGGCGACCAAGGTGGATGTCCGGATCATCGCGGCCACCAATAAGGATCTTGGCGAAGCTGTCAAGAATGGGACGTTTAGAAACGATCTCTATTACCGTATTTCGGTCGTCCCTCTGTTCATTCCTCCTCTCCGTGACCGGCGAGACGACATACCGATCCTGGCGCAGCATTTTCTCGTCGCAAGCGCCAAGCGCGCGAACAAGGAGGCCCGCGGGTTCACGCCCGCAGCGCTGCACCGGCTGGTGACGAACCTGTGGCCTGGAAATGTGCGTGAACTCGAGAATGCGATTGAAAAGGCCGTCGTCATGTCCCGGCAGGATATGATCACTCCGGATCTGCTTCCTTCGATCGGGACGACGCCGGATTCGCAGCTCAAGCCTCTGACAGAGGCAAAAGAAGAATTTGAAAAGACGTATTTGAAGAACGTGTTGCAATTGACCGGCGGCAACATCTCGAGAGCAGCCCAGCATGCCGGACGGTATCGCGCCGACTTTTACAAAATGCTCAAGAAGTACGGACTCCATCCCTCTTCGACGAAAGTGAAGGCGGGGCCGGAGGTCGAAGAAATGGAGGAGGAAGCCGATCTGACCGAGGCGGAGCGGTAGCGGTCGGGTTCCTCAGTGCGTGAGGCAAGAACTCAATGTCGATCTTTGCCGCCTGTGACTTTTGGTTCGTTGATCGGATCCATCGTGTTGAGAATGGCATTTCCGCAGGTGCGTCTTCTCACGCCTGACCGAATAGCCTGCCCACCTGCGTTTACGAATATCGGCCATCGTCCCGTTCGGCCGCGGATCGCATCTCGTTACTGAGATGATCGGCGCGGCATGGCGCCCTCCGGTTCCTATCACCCGGCAGGAGGCTCGAACAAGAGCATGACCGATGGTATGCTCGTAATATCGTCATCGGAATTCCGCCGCACAGAGCGCATGACGATCTCCACCTGCTCAGCGGGACGATCAATTCCCTTGGAAGCGGATCTCTTCATTGCAAAGGTGAATGATGAAATGTCCCAATTGTTTGACCGAAAATCCTGATGAGGGAGACCAGTGCAAATCATGCGGCATGAGATTCAAGGTGAAACGCCGGCCGTCTGCTCCGCGCCATGATTCCATCGCCGAATACTTCACATTCAGACACATGGTCGCGCCGTTTTGGATCAGAAGTGCCTATGTGCTCGGGCTGATCACCATCACCGGCGCCAGTATGGCGGCCATGCTGTTGCCGTACATGGTGACCTATTCCGAACATGATCACATGCTGGTTCGTATAGGCAGCATGGTCGTGCTCGTAGTCGGCAACATCTTGTGGCGGATACTCTGCGAGATGGTGATCGTCCTGTTCAGGATGCACATGCTGTTGGAGCGGCTGGACGACAGGGCTCGATGGCTTGCGGGGGTCGATACATTCGACAACTGAGCAGCCCTGTTATCCACATCGATTTGTATCACCGATATCTGCTCCGTTAGAGGCATATCCCGGCAAGAGTTTCCGTGTTCGATAATCCTTCTCTTCACATGTGAGTTTTCCTTCTTCACGCAGCGGCGCTGCAATCCCGATCATGAAGTCGGTGACCTGTTCCGGTTTATAATCACGTGGAAGGCCGGACAAGAGATCGGATTCAGTCCTCTTATTAGGAACGGCGGCGAGAAATCCTTGCATGCGATGGGTTTGTGTTATGCCGAGCGATTGAGAACGCTTGGTTGTACGCCGAATGCGCATGATTTACTATACTTGACATTAGGTAATGTATAACTGTATTTCATCATGTATGGGAGAGCGTCATCGAGCTGAGCCGATCAGCAACATTGACAATAACCTCAAATCTCTGAGGGCGGCCAAGGGCATGTCCCAAAGCGACTTGGCCGATTCAGCCCAAATCACTCGGCAAGCGGTCTGCGCAATTGAGGGCAATCACTATCTTCCGACTACCGCGGTCGCGCTTCGTCTGGCTGGGGTATTGGGATGCCGCGTCGAGGACCTTTTCAGCCTGCGTGCCACCGGCGAAGTGATCGAAGGAGAACTCATCGGGGAACTCGGCCAGGTGGACGTCAATCACACCTCGGTGCGGGTGAAAGTCGCCCGTGTCGAGGATCATTACGTCGTTCGTCCCGTACGTGCCTTGGGAGAACTTCTCGCGTATATGGTGCCGGCCGACGGATTGCTACTCGGCGGAGCAGTGAACGGACGTGGAGCCGGCAAGATCGGCAAGCGGGTGCGTGTACAACTGCTCCGGGACCGCCGTGTGATCGAACAGGAAATTGCGATTGCCGGGTGCGATCCCGCGATCTTCCTGGCAGGGGAATACCTCCGGCGCTATAAAGAGACCGCGACGGTGACCGGATGGACCATGGGAAGCAGCGCGGCGCTTGAGGCGCTCAAGCGGCATGAGGTTCATATGGCAGGGCTCCATATCGTCGACGAAAAGACCGGAGAGTCGAACATTCCCTATCTTCGAAAGCATCTGCGTGGCGATGATTACCTGATCGTGACGTTCGCAGCCTGGGAGGAAGGGTTGATCGTGCGGCAGGGCAATCCCAAAGACATCCGCAAGATTGATGATCTGAGCCGCAGGGATATTACCCTCATCAATCGCGAAAAGGGTGCCGGTGCCAGGCATTTGCTCGATCAACGACTCGAAAAAGAAGGCCTGCAATCGCAAGACGTCAGGGGCTACGACCTGGTCGCAGATTCACATTTCCAGGTGGCACGCCGGATTTCAGAAGGATCTGCCGACGTGGGAATGGGCGTTCGTTCTGCGGCAAATCTATTTGGATTGGACTTTATTCCACTGCAGCAATCCCGCTATGACCTTGTAGTGCCAAAGTCCTACCTCACGGCATTACCAAGCATCGGAAACTTATTGGAAGCCATAGTGAGCCGCCAGTTCCGCACGGAAATCGAGGCACTGGGAGGATACGACACAAGGGAAACCGGAAAGATCCGCCAGTTGCGCGTGCAATAGATAGGCTCTGTGAGAGCCCGCCATCGGACCTCAGATTCTCTCAGGATTCTGTCAGCCGGCAGATTGAAGCGGTTGCCGCAAGGGCGCCGCATGCGCTGAAATCCGGGAGGCCTTCCCCGATCATTCTTCTTATAGACCGTAGCGATTAGAGTCCTTGCCCGGCGGCCGCTGTCTTAGGCTGGTGGCGAGCCGTGCCGGACTCCGCAGTCTGATGTTGCCAGCGCGAATCGGAGGAGGACAGGAGCGTTGCGGATCGTCCGGCCTTCGATGTGGCAGCTAGTGGAAGCCTGCGCCCAGGTACGGATGGCAGAGGGTAATAGTGCAGCGACGCCGGATCTTGCGCGGGCATGGTAGACCTGAGTTTGAACCCTAGGCCCTTGACGGTCATGATGAATTCCTGGTTAGTCCGGGCGGGGTTGAGTTTGCGTCTGAGCGAAGAAATATGCACGTCCAACGTATGAGGGAAAATGGCGAATCCTTCACCCCACGCCTGATCCAACAGGGCTTTTCTGGAAAGATAGTGGCCAGGCGCCGCCACAAGGCTTTGCAGAATACGAAATTCGGTCCTGCTGACTGAGACGGCTTGCGAGCCGACCGTGACTTCACATTTGTCCAGATTGACGGTCACACCGTTTGATACGAATTGGGTAGGAGCAGGGCGTTCCCATCGCTGGCGACGAAGAACAGCCCCGACCAATGCGACGATGACGGAAGGGCCGGCATTGCAGACCGCGTTGGTGGCGCCGTCCTCAAGGTCCATCGTGCAGTGCTGCTCGTCGCAACTGTCCGGATGATAGGTGATAGTCACCAAAGGTGGAAGTTTAGGCGATTCGAGACGAAGACGGGAAAATCCGGACTCACGACGGTCTACGACGAGAATTGCGGGAGTGGTCGCCTGCAATTCCTGAAGGGCTTCCTCCTGATTTCGCGCGCCACGAATTCCATAGCCGCCCTGCAGTAGCGCCCGTTGCAGGCTTGTTTGAAGGTGCGTGTCGCCCGATATCAGCAATACCGTACCGCGAAAAATCTTGGCTCGCATGGTGTGGATCCCTTCCGTGGTGTTACAAACGTGAACCACTCTCACGAATCTCTAGTGACCGGCGAACTCGCTCGAAAGGATGATGCAGCAACGAAATATCGGACTGTTCAGGTCTCGTCTGATGAATCCGTCGGTACGGTGGATCGAGATACGAACAGTCGTTCCTGCGCTCCATCCGGGATTCCGCCCTTCATCCATCTCCACCAGTGCTGCCATGGTCGCGTTGCCAAGAGTCAGGGCGATATGCTGTCCAATGGGCGTCAGGCGTATCACCGTGATCGTTGCGTGCAGCCAAACATGAGTCGGCGACTCATCAATGACGAGAGGGAGCGGAGGGGTCGGTTTCTGACGAGTGGGTAGGAGCCGAATATCGTGAGGATCGATGACAACATTGACTCTGTCCCCCGTCGACAGAGCCGGTTGCCCCTCGGAGATGGGACTTCGGCTCTTCAGGACAATATTGTCCTGATCAAGCCTGACGGTGGTCACGTTGTCGTAGTTGCAGTGGTAGTTCATCACCACGGTTCCGATCCAACGGTTCCAGCGTTGTTTGCCCCTTCTGAACGTCCCTGCCTCGAGATTGACCACGTTCTCCGCGATGCATACGCGGGCTTCGTCCCCGATTTGGACGGTCTCATGAGCCGGCGAATATCCCGTCCAGCGTACGCGCAGATGTGTGTGGTCGCCCACCCGCATGAGCAGAGCAGTGCGCGTCAGACCCTTGGTCCTCATCACGACCACGCCGGTGATGATGTTGGAGTCGGTTGGCGACAACACATTTCTGCCTGCGTCCGGCAGGAGATACATGCTCTGTTCCAGACGAAGCTCATGCTTCGGTGATGACATGAAACCCTCCTTACGCTCCGAACGATCCATGTGCTGCCTGCAAATCCGTAGTAGTTAGAAAAATAGTTGGTACTGAATCCTGATGGCGTTTTCGACCAGCGTGCCGCCGACGGCGTCGACGGGAATAGAGCCGTTAGGGTAATAGTTTTGCCCTCCTGAAGCCGTGCTAGAGCCATTGATGAGAGGCATGGGATTACTTCTGCCTATAGCAAACCCTCCGGTGCCCATTGCAATGTTTGTATAGGTAATTTGGATTGAGTGGTCGTAAGTGCCTCTCAAAAACCAATTGAGTGACACGTCAACTTGTTTGATCAGGTCACCTGCAGAACGCGTGTCTGGATCCCAGTAGGCATAACGTCCAGCCAATTCAAGGTACTTGGGGATGATGTAGTAACCGCTCTGGACATACCAACCCATTGCATTCCCTAGTGGACCGGGAGCTAACCCTGAGCATGAAAATGGAGAACCCGCGAGAAAGCCAGTTCCACTGCCTGTATTTACCAATTGAGACGAGTATTGAACGCAATCAGCACTTTCGTCCTTCCGAATAACATTCTTAAAATATAATTCTCCTTGAAGAGAAAAGCCGCGATACTTGAATACGCTGTCTACTGCCCAAGTTGAATAATCGACTACCCCCCAACCCAACTGCCGTCCGTTTCCTGTTGCAGCTAGCATCCGTCGAATATTCAAGTTCGCCAGATCGACGCCGATGAATGCATTGTTCGAACTGGTATTTACGCGAGGGTTATATGAGTAGCCACCGCCGACTGCTAGTTGAGGGGTTTTTGAATACGAAATGTCGCCTTCGCCATATCCCGGCCGACCCATGATGTTCCAGTTCAATCTGGCCGAGAACATGAGACGGTTTAGATCACGTCGAGTGTCCGCATTGAGATTGCGTTGCAACGGATTTGCTGGGAGGCCGGTATTGCTAATGTCTGTGCAATTCACATCTCCAGGAGGTAGAGGAGTGGTGCCCGTCTGCTGTCCTCCCGGACAGTTCTGTGTTACCTGTTCGCTCTCAAAGTTCCCCAGTCTTGTGAAGTTGGGTCCGGCTCCGCCGAAGACACCAAGATAATAGTTGAGCGGAAACCGCTCCTCGTCGTTCATGAGCGTCAGACCGATGTCTCGCCGATCCAGTCCGCTTGCTGTAAAGGCGTCCATGACGAGCGCACGCTCGGTGAACTGCATCGATGCGGTTGAATTGATCTGCGCGCGGTTGAAGTAGACGCGGTATTGCCCAATTTGGGCATTGGCCCAATCCAGCTTGGTATTGAGGATATAGAAATCATAGAGTTGCACCGAACCCTGTGTCTGAGCGCTTTCGTTCGTCGAGTCCATGCGAAGCTGGATGTAGTACTTCATGTCCGGATCGAAGACGTGCCCCATCAGATAGAGGCGCGCGCGTCTGAGTGCGATGGTTGACGCTTCTGCTTCTGAGCGATTCACCCGATAGTCCCCGAACACGCCGACGATGTCCGGGAAGTTCTTCCCGTCTCCCGGGTTTCTCCACGCCGCATTTCGATGCCGGTTGATGTACTGGGTGGCGACCCGTCCTCGGATGCGAAGGAGGAATGCATTGTCGTTGGTGCTGAGATTGAATCCTCGGTCGTACCAGAACTTGTACGAAGGCTGACGCGCATAGGATTGTTCTTCATAGTCGCGCACGAGAGCCCCGTATCGCTGCTGAGAGATGCGGCCCTGTGCCAGCGCATCATCGAGAAGAAATTTTGTGACCGGATCGATTCCATCGATTGGGACCGCAGGCTGCCGTGAGGGCCCCTGGTCCGAGTCTGCGCCGGCTGCAGGAGCTGTGTCAGCGAATGTCATTCCCATCACGGCGCAATACAGCATGATCCGGCATGCCGCCTTCCAGGAGAATTCCGCTGCCCATCTTCGAAACCGTTCCCGCAACGTTCCTTCGCTCCACTGGCGCTGACTTGTGACGGCGTCGCGTTCATAGGGACCTTTCAGCCGGTCCGATACGCGGCCAATAGATGAAGTCGTTCTCCGCTAAGGAGACGCACCGACCAAAAACTTGTTCAAATCAACCGCGGATGAGTTGAGCATCGGATCCATGACGTATTGGGCATGCGGTTCGAAATACACCGCATAGGCCTGCTCAGGCGTCCAAGGACTCGGATAGTTGGGATCGTAGGCATCGATACGACGGACCGGCTGTTCGACGTGGTAGTAATCCACCTTGAGATGAAAATAACGGTCGCGGACCTTGATCCATCCTCCGGTGACGTCCCGCCAGTATCTTGGGTTGCGACCAGGTGAGAGAACCTGGAAGCGAATGCGCTCTTGTGATTCGACCTTTTGAAGCGCCTTTTGGAGGACGGGGACAAGCGCTTCGAGCTCTCTTTCCCGAAGAAACTTCTTCGGTGGCTGGTCGTCGTTCAAGAAACGGATTGGAACTCCGGAAACCTGGCGAACCGAAAAGCCGCGGAGCAGTCGATTGAGTTGATCCAACGGAATGTCCGTTGCGGTGGATCGGACGCCCGCGTCCTCCGCATCGGGGTCGGTCTCCATCCGAACCACGACTCGGTCGTCTTCCTGGATGACCCGGGTGGTTTCTGGCAGCCTTGCGCAGCCGCCCGTCAGGGTGGTCAGCAAGAGCAGCAGGGCGAGAATGCGAATCGAGCAAACCGGAAAGCACGTCAGCATTCGGCGTCTCACGGCACACACAATCAGACAGAATCAAATGACACTGTGTACGCAGAAATTGAATTACACAATACATGACAATGATGTCAAGTATTGTAATGTATGTGTGCGTAAGTAAGCTATTATGGAATTTGTAATGAATTTGCGACATGTCATGGAGTCGGCATCTGGAGATATAAGACTTCTCTGAACGTGTTACGTCTCTCTCAAATGTGAGCAACAGTTATTGACGTAAACGACTGGTATGAAATATAGCTCACAAGCTATGAGGAGCGAAGACTGCCCTAGTCAAAGATCCGTATCGCGTGAAGACGGTTTTCTCGCGCAATTCCCCCTTACTGGTTCAGGGCCATACACCGCAGATGCATAAGACATTTGCACCTATCTGTAGTGCTCTGTGGATCATGGTGTTGCTGTGCGTCGATGCGTTGATACCGTGTTCAACGCGGGCAAACGCCACGACTGCCGGCAATCCAGTCACGCAGTTCGGTGGTGCAAATGTCACAGGGCTCGGCACGCCGAACGTGACGGTCAATCAGACCACTCCACTGGCAGGCATCAATTGGACGAGCCTCGGCAATAATCCCGGAGACGTGCTCCGCTTTGTCCAGCCTTCTGCAAGCGCAATCGCGTTGAACAGAGTGGTCGGTGCGGACCCTAGCCATTTTCTGGGCTCCCTGCTCGCGAATGGGTCCGTGATCGTCATCAATCCGAATGGCGTGTACTTCGGCGGCGGTGCCCAGGTGAATGTGAACGGATTGATTGCCTCTTCGTTGAATATGACCGATGCGGCCTTCCTGAGCGGAAAGTATTCGTTCGACGGCTCAGCGGCAAACGGCATGGTGCGCAATGAAGGCCAAATCAACGCAGGCCCGTATGGTGTCTATCTCATCGCTCCCAACGTCACCAACAACGGCGTGATTACGAGCGCCGGAGGCCATCTCGCGTTGGCCGCAGGGACGTCTGCGTATCTGTCCGAGCGTGCCGATGGGCGCGGACTGTTGGTAGAGGTCAAGGCACCGGCCGGCGAGGCATTGAATCTCAAGAGTCTGGTGTCCGACGGCGGCCAGGTGAGCATGATCGGGCGGTTGGTGACGCAAAGCGGGGTCGTCCAGGCGAACAGCGCGCATATGCGGAACGGAAAGATCGAATTGATATCGACCGACCGGACCACGTTGACGGCAGGCAGCGTCACGGCGGCAAACGGCGGTCAGGATGGTATTGCTGACGGCGGAAACATTCTCGTCAAGTCCGACCTTGCCAGTGGCCAAACGACATTCGAATCGGGTGCCAAAATCGACGTGTCAGGAGGGGTGAAGGGCGGGAACGGAGGCTTTGCAGAAGTGAGCGCAGGCAGTGTGTCGCTGGGAGGCCAATTTCTCGGTCGTGCAACATCAAGCTATAAAGGCGGGCGGTTCCTGATTGACCCCCTTGTTGTCGGCTCGACGGTCACGTGGGACGATTTGCAGGGATTCGTCGGAAGCGGCGCCTCCGACGTTGAATTCCGCTCGCCTGTAGGAACCGATCTTACTGTCAATATCGGGAGACTCTTCAATCTCATTCCGGTGGTTGACCCCAATACGGGAACCGTCATATCCGGATGGGCTCTCCCGCCGGGACAGGAAGGATTCCTTAGGTTCACGGCAGGAAAAGATTTAATTTTCATGCCCAACAGCTTTATCCAGAATGGATCAAACTCTACAGGTGTGTCTCCAGCCAAATGGAGCTATGTCCTGACGGCGGTCAATGACATTCAGTTCAATGGTGCAAGATTGATCACAGGCGGAGGGGGCAGCATGTCTCTTACCGCCGGCCGGGACATTACGTTGATTCCGACTAGCGGGGTTGGACAGACGACGCTGCAAACGTTCTCCGCAAATATGTTCATCGCTGCGGGAAGAGACTTAATCGCCCCGAGCGCTTTGGGAATCGGCGTCCAGCCTGGCCCGGGTGTCACGTATTCTGGCATTCGCGTGGATGGCCCCGGGAACCTCACGATCAATGCCGATCGAGATTTCCTCGGCGGGGCAGTCGGGAACGTACCAGGTGGTCCAGGATTTGTGTTGTCCGATGGAATCGCGAGGGTGAATGTGGGTGGCAATCTGGGAAGCCCGGCTAACTATGCGAATTTCACCCTGGGGTCTTATCGCGTAGATCCGGTGACGCAAGCCGTCACCTTCGGGAAGACCAGGGTCGAAGTTACCGTGGGAAATAACATCTACATGGGGTTGATGCAGGACCGCGGTCTATCGGATCGCGTTCTTGGTCAGCCGCTCCGTCCGGACATCATGAATACCTTCAATCCTCTCAGCTCGGCAAGCCTGCTCTCGGATCAGGGGAGCATTTTTTTAAAATCGAACACGCCGGATTTCGTCTCAGGAGGATCTCCGGATCGGAACATCTATCCTTCGTCGTTTTCCGCACTGGCGCCGAACGGAAATATCTCCATAGCCAGTCAGTTGCGATTCTGGCCCTCCGAGGTCGGAAGGCTGACGTTCCGGGCCGGTCAATCCATCGAAGGTCATGGGGGGCTTGGTTCCGGCGATACGCCCGCGATATCTCTAATATGCGACTCATGCAACCCAATTACGGATCCAAAGTCGATGACGATCTCACCGATTACCGTGACCGCTGGAAAGGATATCACCGATCTCAATCTGGAACTGGTCGATCCTTATCTAAAAACCATTAATGTTTCGGCTGGCAACGACATCAGGAATGTGTTTGGACTCTTTGCAGTTCCAGACCTCGGTAAAGATGTGATCGGCAATCCGATTTCTGCAGTGACCATTACTGCGAACGGGAATATTGATTTTGCAGGACGTTCGCAAGGCAATAATCCAAATCCCAGCTCAGGATTTCTCTTTGGCGGCACTGGGCTCGCTCGTGTCACAGCCGGTAAAACCTTGGATCTGGCCGTCAGCAATGGACTTACGTTCCAATTCCAACCGGCTGTACTTTCATCGGACAGCAACTCGAATGCGGCTGATAAGGGTGGCCTCCTGGATGTTGCCGTCGGGGGCGATATCAAGATGACGCAGTCCCGGATTCAATCCTTCAATGGAGGCAATTTGTTCGTCCATGGTTTGACGACGACACAAGCGCCGGTTATTGCAACGACGGGGCTCGTTTCTAGCGCAGTGGTCGGCACGATCATCGTGAACGGTCAACAAGTGCTGGCCATCGCCGGCGTTGCAATTCCAGGGCAGGACGGTATCGGCCCGATCCCAGTCAATTCCAGCAACCAGTCGCTTATCGGAAACCCTGTCTATTTAGTCGACGGGCGTGCGGCGCTGGATATTTCCGGATCGCCGGTCTTGCTCGCAGCGAAAGATACGATCGTCGGGCAGAACGCCATGATCATAGCGGGCAATGCCATGATAGGTGTGAACGGCAAACCGGTCGTGGTGGATTTGTCATCTACGAATGCCGTGTTGCCGAGTGATCTTGTGCACGGCACGGCAGTGCTTGACCGACCGCTGGTTCACTTGGCCGACGGAACCGTCCTCCTGGTTATCAACGGTAAAACGGTTACCTCGGTTCCCGCCGGGTCCGGTCCGATAGACGGACGACCGACTGTCAGCAATGGAGTTGTGACACTGCCGGTTGGTGGGAAACAAGTGGCCATGGTTGAACCAGTGGGTGGCGCGGTGAATGTCGGAACCAACGTGAACCGGGTGGATGACCGAACGGGTATTCTGACCGTGCGGGGCGGGGCGATCGATGTGAAATCCACCGGCAATATCGATGTCAACCTTTCGAGAATTGCCACGTTGGGCGGCGGCAACATCACATTGACTTCCACGACGGGAAATATCAACGCCGGGTCCGGCTCCAGAAATGACGTGACCAGTTTCGTCATCGAGCAACCAGGACCGAACAATCAGCCGATCCGGTCGTTTTTTTCGGTTCCCGGGAGCGGTATCTTTACCTTCCACCCGGCCGACGGCGATCTGCCGAATATTCCCCCGTTCAATCCGTTGTCGCCGTTCGAAGCCACGGTCGCGCTCCATCAGTTCCTCGGGCACGACGTGTCGTCGCTCGAACCGCTGATCCCGGCGGCGCATGAAGCCTGGGTTGA
This window harbors:
- a CDS encoding filamentous hemagglutinin N-terminal domain-containing protein, which codes for MKTVFSRNSPLLVQGHTPQMHKTFAPICSALWIMVLLCVDALIPCSTRANATTAGNPVTQFGGANVTGLGTPNVTVNQTTPLAGINWTSLGNNPGDVLRFVQPSASAIALNRVVGADPSHFLGSLLANGSVIVINPNGVYFGGGAQVNVNGLIASSLNMTDAAFLSGKYSFDGSAANGMVRNEGQINAGPYGVYLIAPNVTNNGVITSAGGHLALAAGTSAYLSERADGRGLLVEVKAPAGEALNLKSLVSDGGQVSMIGRLVTQSGVVQANSAHMRNGKIELISTDRTTLTAGSVTAANGGQDGIADGGNILVKSDLASGQTTFESGAKIDVSGGVKGGNGGFAEVSAGSVSLGGQFLGRATSSYKGGRFLIDPLVVGSTVTWDDLQGFVGSGASDVEFRSPVGTDLTVNIGRLFNLIPVVDPNTGTVISGWALPPGQEGFLRFTAGKDLIFMPNSFIQNGSNSTGVSPAKWSYVLTAVNDIQFNGARLITGGGGSMSLTAGRDITLIPTSGVGQTTLQTFSANMFIAAGRDLIAPSALGIGVQPGPGVTYSGIRVDGPGNLTINADRDFLGGAVGNVPGGPGFVLSDGIARVNVGGNLGSPANYANFTLGSYRVDPVTQAVTFGKTRVEVTVGNNIYMGLMQDRGLSDRVLGQPLRPDIMNTFNPLSSASLLSDQGSIFLKSNTPDFVSGGSPDRNIYPSSFSALAPNGNISIASQLRFWPSEVGRLTFRAGQSIEGHGGLGSGDTPAISLICDSCNPITDPKSMTISPITVTAGKDITDLNLELVDPYLKTINVSAGNDIRNVFGLFAVPDLGKDVIGNPISAVTITANGNIDFAGRSQGNNPNPSSGFLFGGTGLARVTAGKTLDLAVSNGLTFQFQPAVLSSDSNSNAADKGGLLDVAVGGDIKMTQSRIQSFNGGNLFVHGLTTTQAPVIATTGLVSSAVVGTIIVNGQQVLAIAGVAIPGQDGIGPIPVNSSNQSLIGNPVYLVDGRAALDISGSPVLLAAKDTIVGQNAMIIAGNAMIGVNGKPVVVDLSSTNAVLPSDLVHGTAVLDRPLVHLADGTVLLVINGKTVTSVPAGSGPIDGRPTVSNGVVTLPVGGKQVAMVEPVGGAVNVGTNVNRVDDRTGILTVRGGAIDVKSTGNIDVNLSRIATLGGGNITLTSTTGNINAGSGSRNDVTSFVIEQPGPNNQPIRSFFSVPGSGIFTFHPADGDLPNIPPFNPLSPFEATVALHQFLGHDVSSLEPLIPAAHEAWVEQYKTTTEQLFAGFKLGDITLKASHDVIVPPAGIRGRNVNIDAGHNLDLQGGEIRGITNVNVGNALVGSLSSFIGVFAVNLGGITAGTAGSTLTLNSINGSVGTLTTTPAVTASVSTTSITGAKAADDVKLFEPVAESKKVGGGSGGGKSLSAPLRIKDKVRIRVETKPQPE